The DNA region GGCGTGCGCGACGACCCGCCAGCGGGTGGTGTCCGTGAACCCCTGTTGGGCGATGACGAGGCGACCGTCGGTGGAGGTCCAGCGGTCGAGCAGATGGTCGCGGACGAGGCGACGTGCGTCGTCGAAACTCACCGCGGAGCGTTGGGCCATGTGGCCATCATCCCCGACCCCACCCGCTTACGCCCGCACCGGCGGGGCAGGCTTGATGCCATGTGGGTGTTCCTGACGCGTCGATTCCGCCGTTGGCTGATCATGGCGATCGCCGTGCCCGTGATCGGTGCCGGAGCGCGGCACTTGAGCGAGCGGATCGAGAAGAAGCACGCCGGGCCGACGAAGACCTCGAAGGCCCTCGGACACGCCGGACGCTTCGCGCAGTCGACCCGCAAGAAGGGGCGCTGACGACGGGTCAGGCCTAGCATCGGCCCGTGCTCCCCACCGCGCTGACCGAACCCGCCCACGCCGCCGCCGAGCGACTGGCCGCCCGCGGCGAGTCGATCGCCGTCGCCGAGTCCGCCGCGGGCGGGCTCATCTCCGCCGCGCTGGTGGCCGTGCCCGGCTGCTCGGCGTTCTACCGCGGTGGACTTGTGGTTTACACCCTGGAAGGAGCCAAGGCGCAGTTCGCCGGGGCGCCGCGGCCGGCCGGCCTGCGCGGCGCGACCGAGCCGTTCGCCGGCTGGCTGGCCACCACCGTCGCCGCGTCGCTGGGCACGACCTGGGGCCTCGGCGAGACCGGCGCGTCCGGGCCGACCGGTAACCCCTACGGCGACCCGCCCGGTCACTCCTGGGCCGCGGTCGCGGGGCCGAACGGCGTGACGGCGCGCAACCTGCGCACCGGCTCCGACGATCGCGCCGCGAACATGGAGGCCTTCGCCGCCGCGGCCCTCACGTTGCTGGTCGAGGCACTCACCCGCGATTGAGCCGCGCCGCCTGCCGGGTCAGGTGGTCGCGCTCGGCGGCGTTGGTCGCCCGGGCCGCCGCCGCGGCGTAGAGGCGGGCCGCGAGCGCACGCTCTCCCGCCTTCTCGTGCAGGTACGCCGCCGCGGCGGTGTGCCGCGGTAGGGAGTCGTCGAGCTCGGCGAGCGCGGCGAGACCCGCGTGCGGGCCGTCGGCCTCCCCCAGCGCGACGGCGCGGTTGAGCCGGACCACCGGGCTGTCGGTGAACCGCAGCAGCTCGTCGTACCACTCGACGATCTGGACCCAGTCGGTCTCCGCCGCCTTCGGGGCGTCGGCGTGCAGGGCCGCGATGGCGGCCTGGGCCTGATACTCCCCCAGCCGATCCCGAGCGAGCGCGGCCTGCAGGATCTCGACGCCCTCGGCGATCAGGGCCGTGTCCCAGCGGGAGCGGTCCTGCTCGGCGAGCGGGACGAGGCTCCCGTCGGGCCGGGTCCGCGCGTCGCGGCGGGCGCGGTGGAGCAGCATCAGCGCGAGCAACCCGGCGACCTCAGGGTGGTCGAAGGCCGCCGCGAGCTGTCGCGTCAGGCGGATCGCCTCGTCGGCGAGGTCGACGTCGCCGGAGTAGCCCTCGTTGAACACGAGGTAGAGCACCCGCAGCACCGTGCCGACGTCGCCGGGCTGGTCGAACCGGACGTCGGACACCGTGCGCTTGGCGCGGCTGATCCGCTGCGCCATTGTCGCCTCGGGGACAAGGTAGGCGTCGGCGATCTGACGCGTGGTCAGGCCGCCGACCGCCCGGAGCGTCAGCGCCACCGCCGACGCGGGCGTCAGCGACGGGTGCGCGCAGAGGAAGTAGAGCCAGAGCGTGTCGTCCGTCGCCGGGATCGGGCCGGGCTCGGGTTCGGCGTCGACGGCGTCCTCGCGCCGCCGTCGGGCGGCGTCCGCGCGGGTGGCGTCGAGGAACCGCCGCCAGGCGACGGTCACCAGCCAGCCCTTGGCGTCGCGCGGTGCGTCGGCCGGCCAGGTGCGGACGGCCTCGACCAGAGCGTCCTGGACCGCGTCCTCGGCCGCCGCGAAGTCGGCCCCGCGGCGGACGAGAACGGCCAGGACGCTCGGGACGAGGGCCCGGAGCGCGACGTCGTCCACGCTCAGTCCGTGATCGTCGGCGCGACTCCGTAGAACGGGCGGAGCTCGAGCCACTCGTGGATCGGCTCCCCGTTCGCCCCCGGAGCGGCGGAGAGCTCGCCGGCGAGCTCGACGGCACGCTCGTAGCTCTCCACGTCGATGATCATCCAGCCGGCGATCAGGTCCTTGGTCTCCGCGAACGGGCCGTCGGTGACCGGCGGACGCCCCTCGCCGTCGAAGCGCACCCAGGTCCCCTCGGGCGCGAGCGCGGCCTCGGCGACGAACTCGCCGGTCTCGGTGAGGCGGTCCGCGAAGTCGCGCATGTACTGGATGTGCGCGTCGATCTCCTCGGGCGTCCACTTCGCCATCGGCACGTCGTTCACCGCCGCCGGCGCGCCGCGGTAGTGCTTGAGCAGGAGGTACTTCGCCATCGTCGTTCTCCTCGGTGTCTGCCGACCCATCTTGGTCGCCTTCACCCCGGGGACGGAGCCGCCGGACCGTTCTCGACATCGACGGGGAAGAAATTTCGGTAGGTCCTCGTAACGCGGCCGTTCACATCCGGAAACACGCGCGAGCGACCGTCGAGAGGTGTGGACGCGGACGGCTCTCATCGGCGTCGCCGCCTTCGCCTCGGGCGCGCTGACGTTCGCGCAGCTCGACCGCGGGGAGGCCGCGCCCGCCTACCCGGCGACGACCAGCGCCGAGGCCTCGTTCACCCGCGAGATGCAGACCCACCACGCCCAGGCGATCGAGATGGCCACCTTCGCGCGGGACCGCTCGCCCGACCCGCAGATCCAGGAGATCGCGTTCGACCTCGCGCTCAGTCAGCAGCAGGAGATCGGCCAGATGCGGGCACTGCTGGCGGTCTGGGGACTCCCGTCGACCGGACCCGCCGCGAGCGCGGGGACCGGAGGCCACCACGCCGGGGCGGTCATGCGGCAGGAGGACATCGACGTGCTCGGCACGATCCCGCCGAAGGACGTCGGCGTCCGGTTCCTGCAGCTGATGATCCCCCACCACGAGGCCGGCATCGCGATGGCGCGGGACATCCTCGCCCGCACCGACGACCTCGCCCTTCGCGACCTCGCGACCTCGATCCTGCAGGTCCAGCAGCACGAGATCACGCTGATGAAGGACCTGCTCCGCCAGCGCGGGGTCCGGACCCCGGCGGCCTGAGCTCAGACCCCTCAGACCCCGAAGCGCGCGGACAGCCAGGCCCCGAGCGCGTCGAGCTCCTCGGCGCAGGCCTCGTGCTGCATCGGGTACGAGTGCCACTCGACGTCGTGCCCGAGGCTGCGGACGTGCTCGGCGGCCTGCTGGCCGGCGGCGTGCGGGACCATCGGGTCGTGCAGCCCGTGGGCCATGAACACCGGCAGCGTCACGTCGCGGTTCGCCTCGTCGAGAACCTTCGTCGCCATCGGCAGGTAGGTCGACATCGCGACCAGGCCGGCGAGCGGCTCGGCCCGACGCAGCCCGAGCGTCAGCGTCACGGCACCGCCCTGGGAGAACCCGGCGAGGATCAGCCGCGACGCGGGAACACCGCGCTCGGCCTCGCGGGCGATGAGGGCCTCGACCGCGCGGCCGGACTCCTCAAGGCCGGCTTCGTCGGCACGGCGGTCGATGTCACCGAGGTCGACGATGTCGTACCAGGACCGCATCTTCATGCCGCCGTTGATCGTGACCGGCTGCACCGGCGCGTGCGGGAACAGGAGCCGCACCGACGGCCAGCCCGGGCGGACGATGTGCGGCGCGACGGGCGCCCAGCCGTCCCCGCTGTCGCCGAGCCCGTGCAGCAGGATCACCGACCACGCGGGGTTCGGCCCGGTTTCGAACTCGACAGCGTCCAGCATCGGTGCAGAAGTCATGCCGGGATTGTCCCGTGCGCCGCCGTCGGACTCGCCGCCGCGGTGGCCAGGCGGCTGTCGACCTGCGATCATTGCGCTGGGCGTCCTGCGTTCAGGGCGCCCGCATCCATTTGAGGAGAAGTTTTTGTCAGTCAAGATGCGGGCGGTCAAGTCCGCCCGGAACTCGGACCCGTCGAAGCTCGTCCGGACGCCTCCGTTCGACAAGAGCACCATCAAGCCCCACAAGCACGGCACGGGCTTCAGCACCTGCGCCCCCTGCGCCGCGGCCGGCAACGCCACGGTGTGCGCGCACGTGGACGACTGGGTCACCCAGGCCTGATTTCCGATCGACACCGGGCCGGCTCGTACTTTCGAGCCGGCCCTGCTGTTTCTCCCGGACCCGCCGCCTACCGGCCGGGATCGGGGAGTTCGGCCGCGGGCCGCTGCCGGAACTCCGACGGCAGGCACCCGAACCGCGCACGGAAGACGCGGTTCATGTGCGAGAGGTCGGCGAAGCCCCAGCGCATCGCGGTGTCGGTCAGCGTCCCGGCGCCCCCGGCGAGCAGGTCGCGCGCGGCCGCCTCGACGCGCAGGGTCATCACGGTCTGCGCGAACGTCTGGTCGCTCGTGGCGTAGAGGCCGTGCAGCTTGCGGACGGAGATCCCGAACCGCGCCGCGACCGACGCCGCGGTCAGGTCGGTGTGCAGGTTGCCGGCGAGGTGGCGGTTGATCGACGCGCGCAGTGCCGCGCCCATCGTCTCGGCGCACACCTCCCGGCCGACGGTGTCGCCGGCCGCGGCGGCGAGCAACGTCAGCAGCGCGGTCTCCGAGGACTGCGCGGCGACGTCGTCGAGCGTCTCGACGTTGCGCCAGATCGACGTCATCGTCGACGCGACGAGCGCCGCGATCCCGCCCTGCGTCGCGTCGTGTGCGACGGCGGTGAACCCGCCGGGGTCCGTGACCAGCGGCACCAACCGTGACCGCGGGACCCGGAAGGACAGGACCTGCCACTCGCCGGCGTCGTCGCCGGAGTACGCGAGCCGGTAGGTGTCGGTCGTGTCGAACATGGCGAACGACCCGGGCCCGATGTGGCAGACGCGGTCGCCCTGGCCGGCGATGCAGTGCCCGCGCAGTTGCAGCGAGACGAACACATCGTCAGAACTCATCCGCCGGATCTCGCCGGGGCCGTGGACGAGGACCTGGGTCCGCGAGCAGACCTCCGCGCAGTGCGAGGAACCGACGGTCGACGACCGCGCCCAGCCGGTCATGCGTTCCAGGGCGGGCTCGCCGCCACGGTGCTCGGGCTCGCGCTCGGCGGCCAGCGGGGTGCACACCTGGCAGATGACGTCGCGCCAGTAGC from Sporichthya brevicatena includes:
- a CDS encoding CinA family protein; the encoded protein is MLPTALTEPAHAAAERLAARGESIAVAESAAGGLISAALVAVPGCSAFYRGGLVVYTLEGAKAQFAGAPRPAGLRGATEPFAGWLATTVAASLGTTWGLGETGASGPTGNPYGDPPGHSWAAVAGPNGVTARNLRTGSDDRAANMEAFAAAALTLLVEALTRD
- a CDS encoding RNA polymerase sigma factor, with the translated sequence MDDVALRALVPSVLAVLVRRGADFAAAEDAVQDALVEAVRTWPADAPRDAKGWLVTVAWRRFLDATRADAARRRREDAVDAEPEPGPIPATDDTLWLYFLCAHPSLTPASAVALTLRAVGGLTTRQIADAYLVPEATMAQRISRAKRTVSDVRFDQPGDVGTVLRVLYLVFNEGYSGDVDLADEAIRLTRQLAAAFDHPEVAGLLALMLLHRARRDARTRPDGSLVPLAEQDRSRWDTALIAEGVEILQAALARDRLGEYQAQAAIAALHADAPKAAETDWVQIVEWYDELLRFTDSPVVRLNRAVALGEADGPHAGLAALAELDDSLPRHTAAAAYLHEKAGERALAARLYAAAAARATNAAERDHLTRQAARLNRG
- a CDS encoding YciI family protein, which codes for MAKYLLLKHYRGAPAAVNDVPMAKWTPEEIDAHIQYMRDFADRLTETGEFVAEAALAPEGTWVRFDGEGRPPVTDGPFAETKDLIAGWMIIDVESYERAVELAGELSAAPGANGEPIHEWLELRPFYGVAPTITD
- a CDS encoding DUF305 domain-containing protein, with amino-acid sequence MWTRTALIGVAAFASGALTFAQLDRGEAAPAYPATTSAEASFTREMQTHHAQAIEMATFARDRSPDPQIQEIAFDLALSQQQEIGQMRALLAVWGLPSTGPAASAGTGGHHAGAVMRQEDIDVLGTIPPKDVGVRFLQLMIPHHEAGIAMARDILARTDDLALRDLATSILQVQQHEITLMKDLLRQRGVRTPAA
- a CDS encoding alpha/beta hydrolase, which encodes MLDAVEFETGPNPAWSVILLHGLGDSGDGWAPVAPHIVRPGWPSVRLLFPHAPVQPVTINGGMKMRSWYDIVDLGDIDRRADEAGLEESGRAVEALIAREAERGVPASRLILAGFSQGGAVTLTLGLRRAEPLAGLVAMSTYLPMATKVLDEANRDVTLPVFMAHGLHDPMVPHAAGQQAAEHVRSLGHDVEWHSYPMQHEACAEELDALGAWLSARFGV
- a CDS encoding AraC family transcriptional regulator, producing the protein MRYLTVADHPPAEQFSYWRDVICQVCTPLAAEREPEHRGGEPALERMTGWARSSTVGSSHCAEVCSRTQVLVHGPGEIRRMSSDDVFVSLQLRGHCIAGQGDRVCHIGPGSFAMFDTTDTYRLAYSGDDAGEWQVLSFRVPRSRLVPLVTDPGGFTAVAHDATQGGIAALVASTMTSIWRNVETLDDVAAQSSETALLTLLAAAAGDTVGREVCAETMGAALRASINRHLAGNLHTDLTAASVAARFGISVRKLHGLYATSDQTFAQTVMTLRVEAAARDLLAGGAGTLTDTAMRWGFADLSHMNRVFRARFGCLPSEFRQRPAAELPDPGR